The following proteins are encoded in a genomic region of Pseudomonadota bacterium:
- a CDS encoding HAMP domain-containing protein: MLQTIRSKLIFATCIIFFSVCALTGLNLWSLSYINKLMVLSERFSDLANNILEVRRFEKNIFLYYDKDSVREVISYLEQSDELVEELSADIIRIGGEKRYSEFRQNLSAYHEKLKRLKLNIGEVAGINQDRMRSEGKSMVDFVNELIKIKRNKIHKTIYRISLLPFAFLGIFILVTILFSIFISSRLFYPLSLLKKKTKEVGSGDFTPISFKDPHNDEISGLIRAFNLMATALETNQENLVQSRKMAALGTFTAGIAHELNNPINNISLTAETFLDEYSEGLDSEGKEMLLDIIAQVERANDIVRNLLDFSRTEESSFSDLDIKDVINSTVKLIKNQIKFSGIKLNVMLNPDLPQIKGNFRSLQQVFLNLLINANQAMSGGGSIEIKAYPESSRFVEIDVTDTGPGIPSEALEKIFEPFYTTKSIGTGVGLGLSVTYSLIKNHGGTIKVNSEVGRGTTFSVFIPSKTKSENQ, encoded by the coding sequence ATGCTTCAAACAATACGTTCAAAACTCATTTTTGCTACCTGTATTATATTTTTTTCAGTATGCGCATTAACCGGTCTGAACTTGTGGAGCCTTTCATATATCAATAAACTTATGGTCTTAAGTGAAAGATTCAGTGATCTGGCAAACAATATCCTTGAGGTACGTAGGTTCGAAAAAAATATTTTTCTTTATTACGACAAAGATAGTGTGAGGGAAGTAATCAGTTATCTTGAACAAAGCGATGAACTGGTAGAAGAACTTTCCGCTGATATTATCAGGATAGGCGGAGAAAAAAGATATTCGGAATTCAGGCAAAACCTTAGTGCTTACCATGAAAAATTGAAACGTTTAAAATTAAATATTGGTGAAGTTGCCGGAATCAATCAGGACCGGATGCGTTCAGAAGGCAAAAGTATGGTGGATTTTGTAAATGAGCTGATAAAAATAAAGCGAAATAAAATACACAAAACTATCTATCGCATATCATTGCTTCCTTTTGCTTTTTTAGGCATATTTATACTGGTTACTATTTTATTTTCCATATTTATTTCCAGCCGTTTATTTTACCCGCTTAGTTTGCTTAAAAAGAAAACGAAAGAGGTGGGAAGCGGAGATTTTACACCGATTTCTTTCAAAGACCCTCATAATGACGAGATCTCAGGTCTTATCAGAGCATTTAATCTAATGGCTACGGCATTGGAGACAAACCAGGAGAACCTTGTACAATCCAGAAAAATGGCCGCTCTGGGTACATTTACTGCCGGAATTGCTCATGAGTTGAATAACCCAATAAACAATATCAGTTTAACTGCCGAAACTTTCCTGGATGAATATTCTGAAGGACTCGATTCCGAAGGGAAAGAGATGCTTTTAGATATTATTGCCCAGGTGGAAAGAGCAAACGATATTGTAAGAAATCTGCTGGATTTTTCCCGAACGGAAGAATCTTCTTTTTCGGATCTGGATATCAAAGATGTAATTAACAGTACTGTAAAACTAATAAAGAACCAGATCAAGTTTTCCGGAATAAAATTAAATGTCATGCTTAACCCTGATTTGCCGCAGATAAAAGGAAATTTCAGAAGTCTTCAGCAGGTTTTTTTAAACTTGCTGATTAATGCTAATCAGGCAATGTCGGGCGGAGGAAGCATAGAGATAAAGGCATATCCGGAATCTTCCCGTTTTGTCGAAATTGATGTTACAGATACCGGGCCTGGAATACCATCTGAAGCTCTTGAAAAAATCTTTGAGCCCTTTTACACCACAAAAAGCATTGGGACAGGAGTAGGCCTTGGTCTTTCCGTAACATATTCACTCATTAAAAATCATGGTGGAACTATTAAGGTAAACAGTGAAGTTGGCAGGGGAACAACTTTTTCTGTTTTTATTCCTTCTAAAACTAAATCGGAAAACCAATAA
- a CDS encoding sigma-54 dependent transcriptional regulator yields the protein MERRIAVVDDEVTVCRSMSRALTKEGFEVKTFTSGGPFLESMKSAPYGVVFADLMLPDINGMDLLAQIKAINEYTEVIIITGYSSIDKAIVAIKKGAYHYAPKPLKLSEIKLLAKSAFEKLNICLENRKLREALLSKDKFKSIVGSSQAIQKVFSMIRKVAPLNCNVLLQGASGTGKELVAREIHQTSPRKERPFVSFNCGGFTDELINSELFGYEKGAFTGATATRIGLLESAAGGTVLLDEIGEMHLSMQIKLLHVIQEKQIMRVGGVRPIDLDIRIVAASNKDLKHEVGLGNFREDLFFRLNVVTIYLPQLIERRDDIPLLINHFIEKYSLAFHKPVKGIEQQALDILINYTFPGNVRELENIIERAVALIDYDQIRSSDLPSDLQQLEFDSIESGKLVSLDEMEKRFIGKVLERSDYNKGLTAKILNIPRTTLWRKMKKYDLG from the coding sequence ATGGAAAGACGCATAGCTGTTGTTGATGATGAGGTTACGGTTTGCCGCAGTATGTCCAGAGCCCTAACTAAAGAAGGCTTTGAAGTTAAGACATTTACTTCCGGAGGCCCTTTTCTTGAAAGCATGAAAAGCGCTCCTTATGGGGTTGTATTTGCGGATCTGATGCTTCCTGATATAAACGGAATGGATCTTCTTGCCCAAATCAAGGCGATAAATGAATATACTGAAGTAATTATTATTACCGGATATAGTTCTATTGATAAAGCTATAGTGGCAATCAAGAAGGGAGCCTATCACTATGCACCAAAGCCTTTGAAGTTAAGTGAAATTAAACTTTTAGCCAAAAGTGCGTTTGAAAAACTAAATATTTGCCTTGAAAACAGAAAGCTCAGAGAAGCACTTTTGAGCAAAGACAAGTTTAAAAGCATAGTAGGATCAAGCCAGGCAATTCAAAAGGTTTTTTCCATGATCCGTAAGGTTGCGCCGTTAAATTGCAATGTCCTGCTTCAGGGAGCCAGCGGGACCGGCAAGGAGCTTGTAGCAAGAGAAATCCATCAGACGAGCCCCAGAAAAGAGCGACCTTTTGTATCTTTCAACTGTGGCGGATTTACAGACGAACTTATAAACAGCGAGTTATTCGGATACGAAAAGGGCGCATTCACAGGTGCCACAGCTACACGTATAGGACTTTTGGAATCTGCTGCAGGCGGAACGGTTCTTCTTGATGAAATAGGTGAGATGCATTTATCCATGCAGATTAAATTACTACACGTAATACAGGAGAAACAAATTATGCGTGTAGGAGGTGTAAGGCCCATCGATCTTGATATTAGAATTGTAGCTGCAAGTAACAAAGACTTAAAGCATGAGGTCGGTTTGGGCAACTTCAGGGAAGACCTCTTTTTCAGATTAAATGTGGTAACAATTTACCTGCCTCAACTGATAGAACGCCGGGATGATATACCTTTGTTGATCAATCATTTTATCGAAAAATACAGTCTTGCATTTCATAAACCTGTTAAAGGGATTGAGCAGCAGGCTCTTGATATTCTGATCAACTATACTTTTCCCGGAAATGTACGTGAACTGGAAAATATTATTGAAAGAGCTGTTGCTCTTATCGATTATGACCAAATCAGGTCCAGTGATCTTCCTTCTGATTTACAACAGCTTGAGTTTGATTCTATAGAAAGTGGAAAACTCGTGTCTTTGGATGAAATGGAGAAAAGATTCATCGGCAAGGTTTTGGAGCGCTCCGATTATAATAAGGGCCTTACGGCAAAAATATTAAATATTCCCCGTACAACTTTATGGAGAAAAATGAAAAAGTATGATTTGGGCTGA